One Methylosinus sp. C49 DNA segment encodes these proteins:
- the hemB gene encoding porphobilinogen synthase — translation MESPGNKFAAASARLALTARPRRNRKSEWARRLVRETRLSADDLIWPLFLLDGTGRCEPIASMPGVYRYSIDTALEAIEEAASLGVPAVALFPNTDPALRDPHGSAALDPENLVCLGCRAIKKAVPGIGIITDVALDPYTSHGHDGLLVGDEIVNDETVAVLTAQAVNQARAGADVIAPSDMMDGRIGAIRAALDAEGFENVQIMSYAAKYASAFYGPFRDAIGTNKTLRGDKRTYQMDPANSDEALREVALDLEQGADMVMVKPGMPYLDIVRRVVDAFHAPTFAYQVSGEYAMIEAAAANGWLDGERAMMESLTAFKRAGAAGVLTYYAPRAAALLRRG, via the coding sequence ATGGAATCTCCCGGAAACAAATTCGCCGCCGCCTCCGCGCGGCTCGCGCTCACCGCGCGCCCGCGCCGCAATCGCAAGAGCGAATGGGCGCGCCGTCTCGTGCGCGAGACCAGGCTCTCGGCCGACGATCTCATCTGGCCGCTGTTTCTGCTCGACGGGACAGGGCGCTGCGAGCCGATCGCCTCCATGCCGGGCGTCTATCGCTATTCGATCGACACGGCGCTGGAGGCGATAGAGGAGGCGGCCTCGCTCGGCGTGCCGGCGGTGGCGCTGTTTCCCAACACTGATCCGGCGCTGCGCGATCCGCATGGATCGGCCGCGCTCGATCCCGAAAATCTCGTCTGTCTCGGCTGCCGCGCGATAAAGAAAGCGGTTCCGGGCATTGGGATCATCACCGATGTCGCGCTCGATCCCTATACGAGCCACGGTCATGACGGGCTGCTCGTCGGCGATGAGATCGTCAATGACGAGACCGTCGCCGTGCTGACGGCTCAGGCGGTCAATCAGGCGCGCGCCGGCGCCGATGTCATCGCGCCTTCGGATATGATGGACGGCCGCATCGGCGCGATCCGCGCCGCGCTCGACGCCGAGGGCTTCGAGAATGTCCAGATCATGAGCTACGCCGCCAAATACGCCTCGGCCTTCTACGGACCGTTCCGCGACGCCATCGGCACCAATAAGACTCTGCGCGGCGACAAGCGAACCTATCAGATGGACCCCGCCAATAGCGACGAGGCGCTGCGCGAGGTGGCGCTCGATCTCGAGCAGGGCGCCGATATGGTGATGGTCAAGCCGGGCATGCCCTATCTCGATATCGTGCGCCGCGTCGTCGACGCTTTTCATGCGCCGACCTTCGCCTATCAGGTGTCCGGCGAATATGCGATGATCGAGGCCGCCGCCGCCAATGGCTGGCTCGACGGCGAGCGCGCAATGATGGAGAGCCTCACCGCTTTCAAGCGCGCGGGCGCGGCGGGCGTTCTCACTTATTACGCGCCGCGCGCCGCCGCCCTCCTGCGCCGCGGCTGA